The Terriglobus roseus region GACGTGGGACGCTTGCCCACAGCAACGATAAGGACTTTCCCAGGAAAAGCCTTCGAAAGATACTGTGCGGTTTCGGCCGCTTCATCGGGATTGCGATCGTAATCAACAAACGCAAGACAGCCGTTCGAAGACGAGATGTACTGCCCAATGGATGGGTGCCGGAGCGATGTGAGATACCGCTCAAAATGAAATGCGCTGCTGGACCAATTGCGCATATTCACCACATCAAGAAGTTCCCGGGTGACGCGTTCTTCCGTTCCGATTGTGAGCACAACGACATCAAGAGTTCCGTTCATCTGATACATTCCCTGCGTCCTTCCTGACACCTCTGTCCGGGCGTGTCTTTTCTAGTGTTTTGTTGATTTCTGCATCTTTTGATCAAAGACTGGCCGATCAAGCATCTTCACTGCCAATGCTGGCTCTTTCACCTGCTCCTTCGATGGATCAACAATCTCGGGCGTGACCAGAACCAACAATTCTGAAGTGGAGTGATTAATGTTTTTGCTCTTAAACAGATTCCCAATGATCGGAATGCTGGCAGCACCAGGTGTACGGCCTAGCTGGTCCGTCGTACGTTGATCCAAAAGTCCGGAGATTGCAAACGTCTGTCCGTCACGAAGTACCACCTCCGTATCCGCTCGGCGGCTCGAGATGGCAGGAATGGTGTAACCGCTGATCTGTACGGCATTGGTGTAATCCAGCGCACTTACTTCTGGTGCGACCTTCAGGTCAATGGAACCGTCGGTATTTATCTGCGGAAGAAATTCAAGCTTTACGCCATAAGGCCGAAATTGAACCGTGATGGAAGTAAGACCGCTAACGCCTCCCTGAACTACAGGAAACGGAAATTCACCACCCGCGAGGAAGTTGGCTTTTTCGCCACTTAGAGTGGTGATATTCGGCTCTGCGAGAATCTGCAGAACATTCCGCTGCTCCAGATCCTGGATCATGGCACCGAGATTTAGATCGGCGCTATAGAGCAGAAAGTTCAATGGATTGGTAACGGAAACAGTCTTGCCTCCTACGGTGTAGGTATTGTTGGTGCTCCCACTGCTGCCGCTGCTACTTCCCGTTGTTGTCGTAAGAGAGGAGGGAAACTGCGAGGTGCTACTGGTCGCCAATGTATTGCCGCCGGCACTGAAGAGGTTGAAGCCCATCTGCTCCAGTTTGGTTCGATCGACCTCCACGATACGAACATGCAGACGGACCTGACGTGAGGTTGCAGGATTCACAACGATCGCGTTAGATACATCTTTGGAATACTGGCCAGCGAGCTTTTCTGCGGTTTGATAAGACGTGACATTACCAACCGTGCCAGAAAGCAGAATGCGTGAGCCTTCCGCCTGCACCTTAATGTTCTCGTTGGGCAGCGCCGACTTCAACACGCTTTCCAGCAGCGATGTCTCCGTGTCAGCCGAGTAGAAATAGGTGTGCGTTTCACCACTTTCATCCCAGATCATGAGCGAACTTACACCCGGCTCCTTCGCGGTAACCAACACTTCATTGGGAGTGGCGGTATACGCAGACAACACATTGGGGTTGGTGATGTACACGCGCGACAGACGTTTTTGAGAGGTGACATATGCCGAACGGCCAATGAGAAGATGCGTTGGCGCATCGGACAGCACTGCACTCTCCATTCCCGATCCTGCCGATT contains the following coding sequences:
- a CDS encoding type II and III secretion system protein family protein — its product is MYRLNAFLDRSICCVALAATLASTSVYAERPQPRTASAPTDAEKSSAATAQPVADSPDGASSSNQSAGSGMESAVLSDAPTHLLIGRSAYVTSQKRLSRVYITNPNVLSAYTATPNEVLVTAKEPGVSSLMIWDESGETHTYFYSADTETSLLESVLKSALPNENIKVQAEGSRILLSGTVGNVTSYQTAEKLAGQYSKDVSNAIVVNPATSRQVRLHVRIVEVDRTKLEQMGFNLFSAGGNTLATSSTSQFPSSLTTTTGSSSGSSGSTNNTYTVGGKTVSVTNPLNFLLYSADLNLGAMIQDLEQRNVLQILAEPNITTLSGEKANFLAGGEFPFPVVQGGVSGLTSITVQFRPYGVKLEFLPQINTDGSIDLKVAPEVSALDYTNAVQISGYTIPAISSRRADTEVVLRDGQTFAISGLLDQRTTDQLGRTPGAASIPIIGNLFKSKNINHSTSELLVLVTPEIVDPSKEQVKEPALAVKMLDRPVFDQKMQKSTKH